One window of the Rhizorhabdus dicambivorans genome contains the following:
- the istA gene encoding IS21 family transposase — MKRVELYQKVRRAVLIDGMSRRAAARYFGINRKTVDKMLCFPEPAAHGRSGQTYSRKLSGFTDIIDQILVDDRKVHIKQRHTAARIFERLRDEHGFTGGITIVRDYVAGAKLRSREVFIPLSHKPGHAQVDFGEADGIIDGKLVRFHYFCMDLPHSDAPFVKAYPAEVAEAFCEGHVAAFAFFGGIPQSILYDNTKLAVAQILGDGKRERSRMFSTLQSHYLFEDKFGRPGKGNDKGKVEGLVGYSRRHFMVPRPEAPSFDALNARFVEQCMERRQAILRGHERSIGDRLVADLAAFMPLPAVPFDPCHMVTGRASSMSLVRYRTNDYSVPTAYAHQEVVIKGYVDRVAIICGGELIAVHPRSYEREDFIANPLHYLALLEQKPRALDQAAPLDGWVLAEPMHRIRRLMEARSGKEGRREFIQVLRLCERFEQSLVEWAVARALEMGAISFDAIKMIALARLEQRVPRLDLQFYPHLPRANVGRTDPRTYMGLLSQAGTPATGVAA, encoded by the coding sequence ATGAAGAGAGTGGAGCTTTATCAGAAGGTCCGCCGCGCCGTGCTGATTGACGGGATGAGCCGTCGCGCTGCCGCCCGGTATTTTGGGATCAATCGCAAGACCGTCGACAAGATGCTGTGCTTTCCAGAGCCAGCAGCGCACGGCCGGAGCGGGCAAACCTACAGCCGCAAGCTGTCCGGATTTACCGACATCATTGACCAAATCCTGGTGGATGACCGCAAGGTTCACATCAAACAGCGACACACTGCCGCGCGTATTTTCGAGCGTCTGCGCGATGAACATGGCTTCACCGGCGGCATCACCATTGTTCGCGACTATGTGGCGGGCGCCAAGTTGCGCAGCCGCGAGGTGTTCATACCATTGAGCCACAAGCCGGGGCATGCGCAGGTGGATTTTGGTGAGGCGGACGGGATCATCGACGGCAAGTTGGTGCGGTTCCACTATTTCTGCATGGACCTGCCGCACAGCGATGCGCCGTTCGTTAAAGCCTATCCTGCCGAGGTGGCTGAGGCATTTTGCGAAGGGCACGTGGCGGCCTTTGCCTTCTTCGGCGGCATCCCGCAGTCGATCCTGTATGACAACACCAAGCTGGCAGTGGCGCAGATCCTGGGCGACGGGAAGCGCGAGCGCAGCCGGATGTTCTCGACCCTCCAGAGCCATTACCTGTTCGAAGACAAATTCGGGCGCCCCGGCAAGGGTAACGACAAGGGCAAGGTCGAGGGGCTGGTCGGTTATTCCCGGCGCCACTTCATGGTGCCGAGGCCAGAGGCGCCCAGCTTTGATGCGCTGAACGCGCGCTTTGTCGAACAATGCATGGAGCGACGACAGGCCATCTTGCGCGGGCATGAGCGCAGCATCGGTGACAGGCTGGTGGCTGATCTGGCGGCCTTTATGCCGCTACCGGCGGTGCCGTTCGATCCCTGCCATATGGTGACGGGGCGGGCCTCGTCGATGTCGCTGGTGCGCTATCGTACCAATGATTATTCGGTGCCGACGGCCTATGCCCACCAGGAGGTCGTAATCAAAGGCTATGTCGATCGGGTTGCGATCATCTGTGGCGGGGAGCTGATCGCAGTGCATCCGCGCAGCTATGAGCGGGAGGACTTCATTGCCAACCCGCTGCACTATCTGGCGCTGTTAGAACAGAAACCCCGCGCGCTTGATCAGGCAGCGCCGCTCGATGGCTGGGTGCTGGCTGAACCGATGCATCGCATCCGACGACTGATGGAGGCGCGCAGCGGCAAAGAGGGACGGCGCGAGTTCATCCAGGTGCTGCGGCTATGCGAACGCTTCGAGCAGTCCCTGGTGGAATGGGCAGTGGCCCGCGCGCTGGAGATGGGGGCAATCAGCTTCGATGCGATCAAGATGATCGCGCTGGCCCGCCTCGAACAGCGTGTGCCGCGCCTCGATCTGCAATTTTACCCGCATTTGCCGCGCGCGAATGTCGGGCGTACCGATCCGCGCACCTACATGGGCCTGCTCTCGCAGGCAGGCACTCCAGCGACGGGAGTGGCAGCATGA
- a CDS encoding LysR family transcriptional regulator: protein MNDGALFQQFVQIAEHRSFTVAARKLNVAQPWLSARMRRLERQLGYALFTRTTRRVELTEQGEQLLPKAKAIVAALREFRETARALGSAPSALRLGAPPYAGQLEITRRLLTRFRTQATGFRLDLNVGWSRDLLEKFARDDLDASLVLGPWPDEGFERLDLKASGLEIEMHVSDPLAGRQLTPADLAGRDIRVFTRSLNPMLFDHLFGEIAACGGRLIETGSFWSQDEPADDDSHALIGFCTIFWQRMAAEGRIRRPVDGVAPVAFSLVRRQQHLAALDALWAIAQTLVADDPTVGGEDTPEAAVQD, encoded by the coding sequence ATGAATGATGGTGCGCTTTTCCAGCAGTTCGTGCAGATCGCGGAACACCGTTCGTTCACGGTTGCGGCCCGGAAGCTGAATGTGGCCCAGCCCTGGCTGTCGGCCAGGATGCGGCGATTAGAGCGTCAGCTCGGATATGCGCTGTTCACGCGCACCACCAGAAGGGTGGAACTGACCGAGCAGGGAGAGCAACTCCTCCCCAAAGCCAAGGCAATCGTCGCGGCTCTCCGCGAGTTTCGGGAAACGGCGCGGGCGCTGGGAAGCGCACCATCCGCCCTGCGCCTGGGCGCGCCACCTTATGCCGGGCAATTGGAGATAACCCGCCGCCTGTTGACGAGGTTCCGCACGCAGGCGACCGGGTTTCGACTGGATCTCAACGTTGGCTGGTCACGTGATCTGCTGGAGAAATTCGCTCGCGACGATCTCGACGCGAGCCTAGTGCTCGGTCCGTGGCCCGATGAAGGTTTCGAGCGCCTCGACCTGAAGGCAAGCGGGCTCGAAATCGAGATGCACGTGAGTGATCCGCTGGCAGGGAGGCAACTGACACCCGCTGATCTCGCGGGCCGCGATATCCGGGTCTTCACCCGCAGCCTCAATCCCATGCTGTTCGATCATCTGTTCGGGGAGATAGCCGCCTGTGGTGGCCGTCTCATCGAAACCGGCTCCTTCTGGTCTCAGGACGAGCCTGCTGACGATGATTCCCACGCCCTTATCGGTTTCTGTACGATCTTTTGGCAGCGGATGGCTGCCGAGGGACGAATCCGCAGACCTGTCGATGGCGTTGCGCCGGTGGCCTTCTCGCTGGTCCGGCGACAACAGCATCTCGCGGCGCTCGATGCGCTGTGGGCAATCGCCCAAACGCTCGTCGCCGACGACCCGACTGTGGGCGGCGAGGATACCCCGGAGGCCGCCGTTCAGGACTGA
- the istB gene encoding IS21-like element helper ATPase IstB → MPLPAIEAEPTSVPPAVLLANHLKALKLPTFVREYEKVAFEAAQDRADYPRYLLRLCELERIDRERRMVERRIRMARFPHTKSFDTFDFAAQPSLNKALVLELARGEWIERRRNVIALGPSGTGKTHTALALGLAACQKGHSVAFTTAAALVHDLMEARDERRLRSLQKHLASVKLLILDELGYVPFTAVGGELLFEVLSQRYERGSTLITSNLPFDEWTSVFGSERLTGALLDRLTHHVHILEMNGDSFRLASSRKRQKDKGEDK, encoded by the coding sequence ATGCCGCTGCCAGCCATCGAGGCCGAACCCACCAGCGTGCCGCCCGCTGTACTACTGGCCAACCATCTCAAAGCGCTCAAGCTGCCCACCTTTGTGCGCGAGTATGAGAAGGTCGCCTTCGAGGCCGCGCAGGATCGGGCCGATTACCCCCGCTATCTGCTGCGCCTGTGCGAACTTGAACGGATTGATCGCGAGCGCCGGATGGTGGAGCGCCGTATCCGCATGGCTCGCTTCCCGCACACCAAGAGCTTTGACACCTTCGACTTTGCAGCCCAGCCATCACTGAACAAGGCCTTGGTTCTGGAACTGGCGCGCGGTGAATGGATCGAGCGGCGGCGTAATGTCATTGCGCTGGGCCCCAGCGGCACCGGTAAGACCCACACCGCCCTCGCGCTAGGACTGGCTGCGTGCCAGAAAGGGCACAGCGTGGCCTTCACAACGGCCGCGGCGTTGGTCCATGACCTGATGGAGGCTCGCGACGAGCGTCGCTTGCGCAGCCTGCAAAAGCATCTGGCATCTGTAAAGCTGCTGATCCTCGACGAGTTGGGATATGTACCATTCACCGCCGTGGGCGGCGAGTTGCTGTTCGAGGTACTCAGCCAGCGCTATGAACGCGGCAGCACGCTGATCACCAGCAATCTGCCCTTCGATGAATGGACATCGGTGTTCGGCTCCGAACGCCTGACCGGCGCCCTGCTCGACCGGCTGACACACCACGTCCACATTCTCGAGATGAATGGTGACAGCTTCCGTCTCGCCAGCAGCCGCAAGCGCCAGAAGGACAAGGGGGAGGATAAATGA
- a CDS encoding alpha-ketoacid dehydrogenase subunit alpha/beta has protein sequence MKGTAHSYAGQEAIASGTCANLKRLDYIGSYHRGHGHCIAKGAAMERMMAELMGKATGSCGGLGGSMHVADLDLHIIGANGIVGATMPLGTGAALAAKLQGTDRIAVAFFGDGAANQGVFHEALNLASVWTLPMLFICENNQYALSTAYRQATSVAQIACRAAAYSVPGCTIDGNDVVEVHDVVGRAVEQIRMGSGPILIEAMTWRSGAHSMRTNLRDPRTDAEMANWRENDPIRRLERRLLLREEAMMVARIEEIRAAVEAEIQAALDFAARSPAPSPAILESAVYAPHQPHREPTERGMRELSYVEALNEALHQEMARDPEVILLGEDIAETGGIFQVTAGLAGRFGPERVRDTPISEATFCGTGVGAAIAGLRPVVEVQIFDFVTQMMDMIVNQAAKFRFMNGGIATVPVVIRGPQGGGIRLAAQHSQSLEAWFAHIPGLVVIAPSTPYDAKGLLAAAIRDDNPVIFLEHKMLYLGQRAAVPAESYAIPIGKADVKCVGEDVTILATQAMVERSLSAARILKREGISVEVVDPRTIRPLDEETILASVRKTNRLLIVHEACQTGGFGAEVAAMVMEKAFDWLDAPVTRLAARDVPMPFNDELENAVIPSQAAIVAAVRSIVGRN, from the coding sequence GTGAAGGGCACCGCCCATAGCTACGCCGGACAGGAGGCGATCGCCTCGGGAACATGCGCTAATCTCAAGCGCCTCGACTATATCGGCAGCTATCACCGCGGCCACGGCCATTGCATCGCGAAGGGCGCGGCGATGGAGCGGATGATGGCCGAGTTGATGGGCAAGGCGACGGGAAGCTGCGGCGGGCTCGGTGGCTCGATGCATGTTGCCGATCTCGATCTGCACATCATCGGGGCCAATGGCATCGTCGGTGCGACGATGCCATTGGGAACGGGGGCGGCGCTCGCCGCCAAGCTGCAGGGGACCGACCGGATCGCGGTAGCCTTCTTCGGCGATGGTGCCGCCAATCAGGGTGTGTTCCACGAAGCGCTCAATCTGGCCTCGGTGTGGACATTGCCGATGCTGTTCATCTGCGAGAACAACCAATATGCGCTGAGTACGGCCTATCGTCAGGCGACATCGGTTGCGCAGATTGCCTGTCGCGCCGCCGCCTACAGCGTGCCGGGCTGCACGATCGACGGGAACGATGTCGTCGAGGTCCACGACGTCGTCGGCCGAGCGGTTGAACAGATCCGGATGGGATCAGGTCCGATACTGATCGAAGCGATGACCTGGCGCTCCGGCGCGCACAGTATGCGTACGAACCTGCGCGACCCGCGCACCGATGCCGAGATGGCGAATTGGAGAGAAAATGATCCCATTCGCCGGCTAGAACGCCGTCTTCTCCTGAGAGAGGAGGCCATGATGGTGGCACGGATCGAAGAGATACGCGCCGCCGTCGAGGCCGAAATCCAGGCGGCCCTTGACTTCGCGGCGAGGAGCCCGGCCCCCTCCCCGGCCATATTGGAAAGCGCAGTATATGCGCCGCACCAGCCGCATCGTGAGCCGACCGAACGCGGCATGCGCGAACTCAGCTATGTGGAGGCGCTGAACGAAGCGCTTCACCAGGAGATGGCGCGTGATCCCGAGGTGATCCTGCTCGGCGAGGACATCGCCGAAACCGGCGGCATATTCCAGGTCACCGCAGGCCTTGCGGGACGCTTCGGCCCGGAGCGGGTACGCGACACGCCGATATCGGAGGCCACCTTCTGCGGCACCGGCGTAGGGGCTGCGATCGCCGGCCTTCGTCCGGTCGTGGAGGTCCAGATCTTCGACTTCGTGACACAGATGATGGACATGATCGTCAATCAGGCTGCGAAGTTCCGGTTCATGAACGGCGGTATCGCCACGGTGCCAGTCGTCATCCGCGGGCCACAGGGCGGCGGCATCCGCCTGGCTGCGCAGCACAGCCAGAGCCTGGAAGCGTGGTTCGCCCATATTCCCGGTCTGGTGGTTATCGCGCCCTCGACGCCCTACGACGCGAAGGGCTTGCTGGCGGCAGCGATCCGCGACGACAATCCGGTGATCTTCCTGGAACACAAGATGCTCTACCTCGGCCAGCGAGCGGCCGTACCGGCGGAGAGTTATGCGATCCCCATCGGCAAGGCCGATGTCAAATGCGTGGGCGAAGACGTCACCATCCTCGCAACCCAGGCCATGGTCGAACGCAGCCTGTCCGCCGCGCGCATCCTGAAGCGCGAGGGCATCAGCGTAGAAGTCGTCGATCCGCGCACCATCCGTCCTCTCGACGAGGAAACGATCCTGGCCTCGGTACGGAAGACCAACCGGCTCCTGATCGTTCACGAGGCCTGTCAGACCGGCGGGTTCGGCGCGGAAGTCGCGGCGATGGTCATGGAGAAAGCATTTGACTGGCTCGATGCTCCGGTGACCAGGCTCGCCGCCCGGGACGTTCCGATGCCGTTCAATGATGAACTCGAAAATGCCGTCATTCCGTCACAGGCGGCGATAGTGGCGGCCGTGCGTTCGATCGTCGGGCGAAATTGA
- a CDS encoding enoyl-CoA hydratase/isomerase family protein, which yields MQNIYQVVVTTHQRIRVAKDDVAMGEEGQWAVFWYCIRRRFPSLRGDGSAGCFRKRWTWSEMSQFDTLEISRRGRVVTLAFDRPAVLNAFDATLHTEFPRALAMLAAEDESDVIILTGNGRAFCAGGDFGWQQSAADDPGSFAVTVREAKQIVFGILDCEKPIIARINGPAVGLGATIALLSDIIFIAESAYISDPHVNVGMVAGDGGAVIWPQLIGFARAKEFLFTGDRIGSLEAARIGLVNHVVPDGGLAEAVDAFADRLASGAQSAIRYTKATINVALRQLASTMMDVGLGYESLTNVSRDHQEALAAIRDKRRPLFGAAFLPEGAKERL from the coding sequence TTGCAGAATATCTACCAAGTGGTAGTAACAACCCATCAAAGGATTCGGGTCGCGAAAGACGACGTCGCGATGGGCGAGGAGGGGCAATGGGCGGTTTTCTGGTATTGCATCAGGCGTCGGTTTCCCTCCCTTCGCGGCGATGGGTCGGCGGGATGCTTCCGCAAGCGCTGGACATGGTCTGAAATGTCGCAGTTCGATACCCTTGAGATTTCGCGCCGCGGACGGGTCGTTACCCTGGCATTCGACCGCCCCGCTGTCCTGAATGCGTTCGATGCCACCCTCCACACGGAATTCCCGCGTGCGCTGGCCATGCTGGCGGCTGAAGACGAAAGCGACGTCATCATCTTGACGGGTAACGGGCGGGCGTTCTGTGCCGGGGGTGATTTCGGCTGGCAGCAGTCGGCGGCCGACGATCCCGGTTCCTTTGCCGTGACGGTGCGTGAAGCCAAGCAGATCGTGTTCGGCATACTCGATTGCGAGAAGCCGATCATCGCGAGGATCAATGGGCCGGCCGTCGGCCTCGGCGCGACCATCGCGCTGCTGTCCGACATCATATTTATCGCGGAGTCGGCGTATATATCCGACCCGCATGTGAATGTCGGTATGGTGGCCGGAGATGGCGGCGCCGTGATCTGGCCGCAATTGATCGGGTTCGCGCGTGCCAAGGAATTTCTGTTCACCGGAGATCGGATCGGCAGCTTGGAAGCCGCCCGGATCGGGCTGGTCAACCATGTTGTTCCGGACGGTGGGCTCGCCGAAGCCGTCGATGCATTCGCCGATCGACTGGCAAGCGGAGCGCAAAGCGCCATCCGTTATACCAAGGCGACCATCAATGTGGCGCTCCGCCAGCTCGCCAGCACGATGATGGACGTGGGCCTTGGCTACGAAAGCCTGACCAATGTCTCACGCGATCATCAAGAGGCGCTTGCCGCCATCCGCGACAAGCGTCGACCGTTGTTCGGAGCGGCTTTTTTGCCGGAGGGTGCGAAGGAACGGCTTTGA
- a CDS encoding acyl-CoA synthetase, with product MQFTQGLHRSSKLYRSRTATVFGDRSRSWGTIQERVARLAGGLASYGVERGDRVAIFDLNSDLYFEAYFAIAWAGCVAVPFNTRWAEAEVTHALTDCMPRIVFLGSAFKSYSEQFARAGVTVIGIDEPIGGSSIEAVIWANDAIEDRCGCGDDVAVIFYTGGTTGKSKGVMLSHNNLILNFFMMQAMHPHATDAVYLHAAPMFHLADAAKIIGITMLGGTHVVLPGFAPAAVIEAIVQHQVSDMMLVPTMIDMLCQALAADPQNMSSIRSLTYGGSPIAEPVLKAALLAFPNARFCQAYGQTELSPCATILEHRDHLGGRLRSAGRMVPGVDLRIVDSKMRTLAIGEIGEVAVRGANVMQGYWGQPELTAQTIVGGWLRTGDAGYLDEDGFLYLVDRVKDMIVSGGENVYSCEVEQALLSHGDVLQCAVFGIPSEQWGEAVHAVVMVRPDATVTPDDLLAHCGPLIANYKRPKSFELRHEPLPLSAVGKILKTELRKPFWQGAERRIG from the coding sequence ATGCAATTCACGCAAGGCCTGCACCGCAGCAGCAAGTTATACCGGTCGCGGACCGCAACGGTGTTCGGCGATCGCAGCCGCAGCTGGGGCACGATCCAGGAACGTGTCGCACGACTTGCCGGCGGATTGGCCTCATATGGAGTCGAGCGGGGCGACCGGGTCGCTATATTCGACCTCAATAGCGATCTCTATTTCGAGGCCTATTTTGCCATTGCCTGGGCCGGATGCGTGGCCGTGCCCTTCAACACCCGCTGGGCGGAAGCCGAAGTCACCCACGCCTTGACGGATTGTATGCCGCGGATCGTATTTCTCGGATCGGCCTTCAAATCCTATAGCGAGCAGTTCGCCCGTGCGGGCGTGACCGTGATCGGGATCGATGAACCGATCGGCGGTTCCTCCATCGAGGCGGTGATATGGGCGAATGACGCTATCGAGGATCGCTGCGGCTGCGGCGATGACGTGGCGGTCATCTTCTACACTGGGGGAACGACCGGCAAATCGAAGGGTGTCATGCTCAGTCACAACAACCTCATCCTGAATTTCTTCATGATGCAGGCGATGCACCCCCATGCCACGGACGCCGTCTATCTGCATGCGGCCCCGATGTTTCATCTCGCAGATGCCGCGAAGATCATCGGGATCACGATGCTGGGAGGGACCCATGTCGTGCTGCCCGGGTTCGCGCCCGCCGCGGTGATTGAGGCCATTGTTCAGCATCAGGTGAGCGACATGATGCTGGTCCCGACGATGATCGACATGCTCTGCCAGGCCCTGGCGGCTGATCCGCAGAATATGTCGTCGATACGAAGCCTGACCTATGGAGGGTCGCCGATCGCTGAACCAGTGCTGAAGGCGGCGCTGCTGGCCTTCCCCAATGCACGGTTCTGCCAGGCCTATGGCCAGACCGAGCTGTCGCCCTGCGCGACCATATTGGAGCATCGCGACCATTTGGGAGGGCGTCTGCGCTCCGCGGGGCGCATGGTGCCAGGCGTTGATCTTCGCATCGTGGATAGCAAGATGAGGACCCTGGCCATCGGCGAGATCGGGGAGGTCGCGGTCCGCGGTGCCAATGTGATGCAGGGTTATTGGGGGCAGCCCGAACTGACGGCGCAGACGATCGTGGGCGGCTGGCTCAGGACCGGGGACGCCGGTTATCTCGATGAGGATGGTTTCCTCTATCTCGTTGACCGCGTGAAGGACATGATAGTGTCCGGCGGCGAGAATGTCTATTCGTGCGAAGTGGAGCAGGCTCTGTTGTCGCACGGCGATGTGCTCCAGTGCGCGGTGTTCGGTATTCCCAGCGAGCAGTGGGGCGAAGCCGTGCATGCCGTCGTTATGGTGCGGCCGGACGCGACGGTCACCCCAGATGATCTCCTGGCCCATTGCGGGCCGCTGATCGCCAATTACAAGCGGCCCAAATCATTCGAATTGCGCCACGAACCGCTACCGCTGTCGGCGGTCGGAAAGATCCTCAAGACGGAATTGCGCAAACCCTTCTGGCAGGGTGCGGAGCGCCGCATCGGCTAG
- a CDS encoding acyl-CoA dehydrogenase family protein → MSESSPWIDEELSLLQDGVRRFIERELLPVAPAWEHDHRVDLGSWKKAAEAGLLCAAIPQTYGGGGGTLGHEAIIQQELVRAGLGGSFAICHGLHSTIVAHYIHAYGTEEQKRRWLPAMARAELIGAIAMTEPGTGSDLQAIRTTAKREGDHYRLDGQKTFISNGQSATLILVVTRTGDAGAGGLSLLAVETDGAEGFRRGRNLEKLGMHGQDTSELFFDDVRVSVGNLLGGEEGKGFVQLMQQLAWERLSIALMATASMERAVKLTTEYVRERKVFGKPLIDFQNTQFVLADAKTQMTVGRSFVDSMMVKLLAKQLDPTTAAMGKLWCSETAFKVIDACQQLFGGYGYMTEYPIARLFADARVTRVYGGASEIMKLIISRDL, encoded by the coding sequence ATGTCGGAAAGTTCGCCTTGGATCGATGAGGAACTGTCCCTGCTGCAGGACGGAGTCAGGCGCTTTATCGAACGTGAGCTCCTGCCGGTCGCACCGGCATGGGAACACGATCACCGTGTAGACCTCGGATCCTGGAAGAAAGCGGCGGAGGCTGGCCTTCTTTGCGCGGCCATCCCGCAGACCTATGGCGGCGGCGGCGGCACGCTGGGGCATGAAGCTATCATCCAGCAGGAACTGGTTCGTGCCGGCCTTGGCGGCAGCTTCGCCATTTGCCACGGGCTCCATTCAACCATTGTCGCGCACTATATCCACGCTTACGGCACTGAGGAGCAGAAGCGGCGTTGGCTTCCAGCGATGGCGCGTGCTGAATTGATCGGTGCCATCGCGATGACGGAGCCCGGCACCGGCTCCGACCTGCAGGCAATCCGCACTACCGCGAAGCGCGAAGGGGATCATTATCGGCTCGATGGGCAGAAAACGTTCATCAGCAACGGCCAGAGCGCGACGTTGATCCTCGTTGTAACGCGGACCGGCGATGCGGGTGCGGGGGGCCTTTCCCTGCTTGCCGTGGAGACCGACGGAGCCGAGGGCTTCCGCCGCGGCCGCAATCTCGAGAAGCTTGGGATGCACGGCCAGGACACCTCGGAGCTGTTCTTTGACGACGTGCGGGTGTCCGTCGGCAACCTGCTGGGCGGCGAGGAAGGAAAAGGCTTCGTCCAGCTTATGCAGCAACTCGCCTGGGAGCGCCTGAGCATCGCGCTCATGGCAACCGCCAGCATGGAGCGCGCCGTGAAGCTGACCACGGAATATGTCCGGGAACGCAAGGTGTTCGGCAAGCCCCTGATCGACTTCCAGAACACCCAGTTCGTCCTGGCCGACGCCAAGACGCAGATGACCGTCGGACGAAGCTTCGTGGACTCGATGATGGTGAAACTGTTGGCCAAACAGCTGGATCCAACGACTGCGGCGATGGGAAAGCTCTGGTGCTCCGAGACCGCCTTCAAGGTCATCGATGCTTGCCAGCAGCTTTTCGGCGGATATGGCTACATGACCGAATATCCTATCGCCCGGCTGTTCGCCGACGCCCGCGTCACCCGTGTCTATGGCGGTGCGAGCGAGATCATGAAGCTCATAATCTCCCGCGATCTATAG
- a CDS encoding alpha/beta fold hydrolase, producing MSLCIPNIYSFVSQRLMMSYNDYGNADAPALLLVHGGRDHGRSWDWVASDLVKDWHVVAPDLRGHGNSSWSADGNYDLTDFTCDLAQLVYQLGQKPVRIIAHSVGGQVAVRYASLFPEMVERLIIIEGTFQMPRLSGSEMPSEFVPELRLWIERKREASEWRPRHYATFEEAVARMKKANPNLSDDQAGHLTLFGVNRNEDGSFSWKFDSHLWISSPIDGFVMLGQDLWKEIRCPILLCHGRDSWIASPTDDESMGFFVRPPAIAMFENAGHWLHHDRLERFLSHARSFLA from the coding sequence ATGAGCCTGTGCATCCCGAACATCTACAGCTTTGTCTCTCAGCGCCTGATGATGAGCTACAATGATTACGGCAATGCCGATGCGCCGGCCCTGCTGCTCGTCCATGGCGGAAGGGATCATGGGCGAAGTTGGGATTGGGTAGCGAGCGATCTCGTAAAGGATTGGCATGTCGTCGCTCCCGATCTGCGAGGGCATGGCAACAGTAGCTGGTCCGCGGACGGCAATTACGATCTTACCGATTTCACATGCGACCTGGCGCAACTCGTCTACCAGCTTGGCCAGAAGCCTGTCCGGATCATTGCGCATTCCGTGGGCGGGCAGGTTGCCGTCCGCTATGCCAGTCTTTTCCCGGAGATGGTCGAACGCCTTATTATCATCGAAGGCACATTTCAGATGCCCCGTCTTTCGGGATCGGAAATGCCCTCCGAGTTCGTGCCGGAACTGCGGCTCTGGATAGAAAGGAAGCGAGAAGCTTCCGAATGGCGGCCCCGGCATTACGCGACCTTTGAAGAAGCCGTCGCCAGAATGAAGAAGGCCAACCCCAATCTGAGCGATGACCAGGCGGGGCATCTGACGTTGTTCGGTGTCAACCGCAACGAAGATGGAAGCTTTAGCTGGAAATTCGACAGCCATCTTTGGATATCCAGTCCGATCGATGGTTTCGTGATGCTGGGGCAGGACTTATGGAAGGAGATACGCTGCCCGATCCTCCTGTGCCACGGCCGGGATAGCTGGATAGCCTCTCCGACCGATGATGAGAGCATGGGGTTTTTCGTTCGGCCGCCTGCAATCGCGATGTTCGAAAATGCGGGCCACTGGCTGCATCATGATCGGCTGGAGCGATTCCTGTCCCATGCGCGATCCTTTCTCGCGTGA
- a CDS encoding phosphotransferase family protein, protein MLRDRMGEGVRLEGFEVMTDGHAGLTFGVDAVDGGQRLSLILKMAPSGVPLRGSTDVYRQARLLTELHASGLPVPHVVMASADDTEIGAPFIAMERLPGRSFVIWEPHETFSDDPDFMLGLWTQAAMMMGALHSFPWRPSLVDWEQPTTLRAELDRWQALLRHTEDPDWRRSAEDLYARLMATIPTEGDPSVIHGDFQPGNVLYHNGRASGLIDWDLGGIGAPGIDVGWLVMMADRDGWEAGWKPRGAPPIDRLLAAYRAGGGGVIDHLGWYRAFAHFRLGSIAGLNLKLHRSGRRVDAVWERFVPSILCLLRIAGDLIGKEKTE, encoded by the coding sequence ATGTTGCGCGACAGGATGGGGGAGGGCGTCCGGCTGGAAGGCTTCGAGGTGATGACCGACGGCCACGCCGGGCTGACCTTCGGCGTGGATGCCGTGGATGGCGGGCAAAGGCTCAGCCTCATTCTCAAGATGGCGCCGAGCGGCGTGCCGTTGCGCGGCAGCACGGACGTCTACCGGCAGGCGCGGCTGCTGACCGAGCTTCACGCGAGCGGGCTGCCCGTCCCACATGTGGTCATGGCATCGGCGGACGACACCGAAATAGGTGCCCCATTCATCGCCATGGAGCGACTGCCGGGACGGAGTTTCGTGATCTGGGAGCCGCACGAGACCTTTTCCGACGACCCCGATTTCATGCTCGGCCTTTGGACCCAGGCGGCGATGATGATGGGGGCGCTGCACAGCTTCCCCTGGCGGCCGTCCCTTGTCGATTGGGAGCAGCCGACGACCCTACGGGCCGAACTCGATAGGTGGCAGGCGCTGCTGAGGCACACCGAAGATCCCGATTGGCGGCGATCCGCCGAGGATCTCTACGCCAGGCTGATGGCGACGATCCCCACAGAGGGCGATCCAAGCGTGATCCATGGTGATTTTCAGCCGGGTAATGTGCTGTACCATAATGGTCGCGCATCCGGCCTGATCGACTGGGATCTCGGCGGCATCGGTGCACCGGGCATCGATGTCGGCTGGCTCGTGATGATGGCCGACCGAGACGGATGGGAAGCTGGCTGGAAACCGCGCGGGGCGCCGCCGATCGACCGGCTGCTGGCGGCCTATCGAGCAGGCGGGGGCGGCGTGATCGATCATCTCGGATGGTATCGGGCGTTCGCCCACTTCCGCCTTGGCTCGATCGCAGGCCTCAATCTGAAGCTTCATCGCAGCGGGCGCCGCGTCGATGCCGTTTGGGAACGGTTCGTGCCTTCGATCCTGTGCCTGCTGCGGATCGCCGGTGACCTTATCGGGAAAGAGAAGACAGAATGA